DNA sequence from the Suttonella indologenes genome:
TTTGTCTTCTGCAGCCGACGCTTCCTTGCCGGGTAAACATAAGAAATCGGAAATAAACTAATAATTTTCGGCAAAGCCGAAAGGCTTCCGCTAAAATAAGCAGGTTTATCAAAAATTCGGCGGAGATATCATGCAGAAAGCAATCCTTGCGCTGGCTGACGGCAGCATTTTTCATGGGCGGGCGATTGGTGCCGAAGGGCAGCAATGCGGCGAGTTGGTGTTTAATACCTCTATGACGGGTTATCAAGAAATCCTAACCGATCCTTCTTATTTAGGGCAAATCGTGACCTTAACCTATCCGCATATCGGTAATACGGGCGTGAACGGCTTAGATGTGGAATCGGGCAAAATCCAAGCGGCGGGATTGGTGGTGCGCGATGCGCCGAGTTTTTACAGCTCTTGGCGTGCCGAAAGCTCGTTGTCGGATTATTTGAAAGAACAAGGCATTGTCGCCATTTCGGATATCGATACGCGCGAGCTGACGCGCCGTCTGCGCACGCAAGGTGCGCAAAATGCCTGCCTGATGTGCGGCGATAACATCGATGAAGCCGCCGCAGTTGCCGCCGCCCGCAATCATCCGAGCATGACAGGACAGGCACTTGCCACGCAGGTTTCCGTACAGGACATCAGCCCCTACAGCCAAGAAAGTATTTGGGAGGTGGCAAGCGACAGCTATCCCGAACAATCGGGCGATTTGCATGTCGTCGCCTACGATTTCGGCATTAAACGCAATATTCTGCGCCTATTGGCACATACCGGCTGCCGCATTACGCTTATGCCTGCCGATTGCTCCGCACAAGAAGCGCTGGCGCTGAATCCGCATGGCATTTTTCTATCCAACGGGCCGGGCGACCCCGAACCGCTGAAAGCGCAAATCG
Encoded proteins:
- the carA gene encoding glutamine-hydrolyzing carbamoyl-phosphate synthase small subunit; its protein translation is MMQKAILALADGSIFHGRAIGAEGQQCGELVFNTSMTGYQEILTDPSYLGQIVTLTYPHIGNTGVNGLDVESGKIQAAGLVVRDAPSFYSSWRAESSLSDYLKEQGIVAISDIDTRELTRRLRTQGAQNACLMCGDNIDEAAAVAAARNHPSMTGQALATQVSVQDISPYSQESIWEVASDSYPEQSGDLHVVAYDFGIKRNILRLLAHTGCRITLMPADCSAQEALALNPHGIFLSNGPGDPEPLKAQIAAIQVFLEKNIPIFGICLGHQLLGLAGGATTLKMKHGHHGANHPVADTQTGRVMITSQNHGFAVDENSLPANVIATHRSLFDGTLQGLAWTDKPVFAFQGHPEAGPGPRDAEILFSRFTNAMRQYARQH